A single Rhopalosiphum padi isolate XX-2018 chromosome 4, ASM2088224v1, whole genome shotgun sequence DNA region contains:
- the LOC132928206 gene encoding 14-3-3 protein zeta isoform X2: MSGDKEDSVQRAKLAEQAERYDDMASSMKSVTETGVELSNEERNLLSVAYKNVVGARRSSWRVISSIEQKTEGSEKKQQMAREYREKVEKELRDICYDVLNLLDKYLIPKASNAESKVFYLKMKGDYYRYLAEVATGETRNGVVDDSQKAYQEAFDIAKSKMQPTHPIRLGLALNFSVFYYEIINSPARACHLAKQAFDDAIAELDTLNEDSYKDSTLIMQLLRDNLTLWTSDTQDNDEPQEATGDN; encoded by the exons ATGTCTGGAGATAAAGAAGACTCGGTTCAGAGAGCCAAGCTGGCCGAGCAGGCGGAACGGTACGACGATATGGCTAGCTCAATGAAATCTGTTACCGAAACTGGCGTGGAACTATCTAATGAAGAGCGCAATCTGCTTTCGGTAGCCTACAAAAATGTTGTAGGTGCTCGGCGGTCATCATGGCGAGTAATTTCTTCAATTGAGCAAAAAACAGAAGGCTCTGAGAAGAAACAACAAATGGCAAGAGAGTATCGGGAGAAGGTTGAAAAGGAATTAAGGGACATCTGCTACGACGTATTG AACCTTTTGGACAAATACCTAATCCCCAAAGCGAGTAATGCTGAAAGCAAAGTCTTCTACCTTAAAATGAAGGGTGATTATTACAGGTACCTGGCGGAAGTAGCTACTGGTGAAACTAGAAATG gGGTGGTGGATGATTCTCAAAAAGCATATCAGGAGGCGTTTGATATTGCTAAATCGAAAATGCAACCTACTCATCCTATTAGACTTGGACTGGCATTGAACTTTTCGGTTTTCTATTATGAAATCATTAACTCCCCAGCTCGTGCTTGCCATTTGGCTAAACAG gcttTTGATGATGCAATTGCTGAGCTGGATACATTAAACGAAGACAGCTACAAGGACTCAACGCTCATCATGCAATTGTTACGTGACAACTTGACTTTATGGACGTCTGATACGCAAGACAACGATGAGCCCCAGGAAGCCACTGGAGACAACTAA
- the LOC132928206 gene encoding 14-3-3 protein zeta isoform X1, giving the protein MSGDKEDSVQRAKLAEQAERYDDMASSMKSVTETGVELSNEERNLLSVAYKNVVGARRSSWRVISSIEQKTEGSEKKQQMAREYREKVEKELRDICYDVLNLLDKYLIPKASNAESKVFYLKMKGDYYRYLAEVATGETRNAVVDDSQLAYQDAFEISKAKMQPTHPIRLGLALNFSVFFYEILNSPDKACQLAKQAFDDAIAELDTLNEDSYKDSTLIMQLLRDNLTLWTSDTQDNDEPQEATGDN; this is encoded by the exons ATGTCTGGAGATAAAGAAGACTCGGTTCAGAGAGCCAAGCTGGCCGAGCAGGCGGAACGGTACGACGATATGGCTAGCTCAATGAAATCTGTTACCGAAACTGGCGTGGAACTATCTAATGAAGAGCGCAATCTGCTTTCGGTAGCCTACAAAAATGTTGTAGGTGCTCGGCGGTCATCATGGCGAGTAATTTCTTCAATTGAGCAAAAAACAGAAGGCTCTGAGAAGAAACAACAAATGGCAAGAGAGTATCGGGAGAAGGTTGAAAAGGAATTAAGGGACATCTGCTACGACGTATTG AACCTTTTGGACAAATACCTAATCCCCAAAGCGAGTAATGCTGAAAGCAAAGTCTTCTACCTTAAAATGAAGGGTGATTATTACAGGTACCTGGCGGAAGTAGCTACTGGTGAAACTAGAAATG CTGTGGTTGATGATTCTCAACTAGCATACCAGGATGCATTCGAGATCAGTAAAGCAAAAATGCAACCAACACATCCAATCCGATTGGGTCTGGCGTTAAATTTCTCCGTGTTTTTCTACGAGATACTAAACTCACCAGATAAAGCTTGCCAACTGGCGAAACAG gcttTTGATGATGCAATTGCTGAGCTGGATACATTAAACGAAGACAGCTACAAGGACTCAACGCTCATCATGCAATTGTTACGTGACAACTTGACTTTATGGACGTCTGATACGCAAGACAACGATGAGCCCCAGGAAGCCACTGGAGACAACTAA
- the LOC132929108 gene encoding eukaryotic peptide chain release factor GTP-binding subunit ERF3A isoform X2 has product MSNNAAPDSWEEDELTDSSAAELQQKLIKLNVNAVEFVPSFTSFSSKSDDVDGDPQEETAGGGDKKTTRDPLAGDTGGGASTAVLDSWEDGASSTPEDGTAKPIIEVDNGIDVDIDVDGDEEKPKPIPKKAIEESEPKPKKEHINIVIIGHVDAGKSTIGGQIMALTGMVDKRTLDKYEKEAKERSRESWYLSWALDTNQEEREKGKTVEVGRAYFETERKHFTILDAPGHKSFVPNMIGGTAQADLAVLVISARKGEFETGFDRGGQTREHAMLAKTAGVKHLLVLINKMDDSTVLWSKARYEECRDKILPYLKKLGFNVAKDLTFMPVSGQTGLGLKDQVDESICPWYRGPAFIPFIDSLPLLNRSSDGPFIMPVVEKYKDMGTVLMGKVESGEARKTQTLVLMPNRTTVIVDQLWSDDEEVTLVGPGENIKVKLKGVEEEDVSPGFILCDPINPVKTCRIFDGQVVILEHKSIICAGYSAVMHVHCVAEVVEVKALICLVDRKTGLKSNMRPRFVKQDQVVIMRLECSGVVCLEEFKLFPQMGRFTLRDEGKTIAIGKVLKIIE; this is encoded by the exons ATGTCCAACAACGCGGCACCGGACTCTTGGGAGGAAGACGAATTAACAGATTCGAGTGCCGCTGAATTACAGCAGAAACTAATCAAATTGAACGTTAATGCTGTGGAGTTTGTTCCGTCGTTTACCTCGTTTTCATCCAAGTCTGACGACGTTGATGGTGACCCTCAAGAAGAAACTGCCGGCGGTGGTGACAAGAAAACGACAA GAGACCCGTTGGCTGGTGACACTGGCGGAGGGGCTTCAACTGCTGTGCTCGATTCATGGGAGGATGGTGCGTCCAGTACTCCTGAGGACGGCACTGCCAAACCCATTATCGAGGTTGATAATGGTATCGACGTTGACATCGATGTGGACGGCGATGAAGAAAAACCTAAACCCATTCCTAAAAAGGCTATCGAAGAGTCTGAGCCAAAACCTAAAAAAGAACATATCAATATTGTCATTATTGGACACGTAG ATGCTGGAAAATCAACAATTGGTGGTCAAATAATGGCACTTACTGGTATGGTCGATAAAAGAACTTTAGATAAATATGAAAAAGAAGCAAAAGAAAGGAGCAGAGAATCCTGGTACTTATCGTGGGCATTAGATACCAATCAAGAag AAAGAGAAAAAGGCAAAACTGTTGAAGTTGGTAGAGCATATTTTGAAACCGAGAGAAAGCATTTTACTATATTGGATGCACCTGGTCATAAAAGTTTTGTACCCAACATGATTGGTGGAACTGCTCAAGCTGATTTAGCTGTTTTG GTTATTTCAGCTCGTAAAGGTGAATTTGAAACTGGATTTGATCGTGGTGGTCAGACCCGAGAACATGCTATGTTAGCAAAAACAGCAGGTGTTAAACACTTGctggtattaataaataaaatggatgACTCAACTGTCCTGTGGTCTAAAGCAAGATATGAAGAATGTAGAGACAAAATTTTACCTTACTTGAAAAAGCTTGGATTCAACGTAGCTAAAGATTTAACATTTATGCCTGTATCTGGTCAAACAGGTTTAGGATTAAAAGACCAAGTTGATGAATCTATATGTCCTTGGTATAG agGACCCGCTTTTATTCCATTTATTGACAGTTTACCTCTATTAAATCGTAGTTCAGATGGTCCTTTTATAATGCCTGTTGTAGAAAAGTATAAAGACATGGGAACTGTACTCATGGGCAAAGTAGAGTCTGGCGAAGCAAGAAAAACACAAACTCTAGTGTTAATGCCAAATAga acaactgTTATTGTTGACCAATTATGGTCAGATGATGAAGAAGTTACCTTGGTCGGACCAggtgaaaatattaaagttaaactaAAAGGAGTTGAAGAAGAAGATGTCTCTCCtggatttattttatgtgaCCCAATTAATCCAGTTAAAACTTGTCGTATATTTGATGGACAG gttgTCATATTAGAGCATAAAAGCATTATTTGTGCTGGATACTCTGCAGTTATGCATGTCCATTGTGTTGCTGAAGTAGTTGAAGttaag GCATTAATATGCTTAGTTGATAGAAAAACTGGATTGAAATCGAATATGAGGCCGAGATTTGTTAAGCAAGATCAAGTAGTCATAATGAGGCTTGAATGTTCAGGTGTTGTTTGTCTTGAGGAATTCAAACTTTTCCCACAAATGGGTAGATTCACCCTTCGAGACGAAG gtaAAACTATTGCTATTGGCAAagtgttgaaaataattgaatag
- the LOC132929108 gene encoding eukaryotic peptide chain release factor GTP-binding subunit ERF3A isoform X1 — MSNNAAPDSWEEDELTDSSAAELQQKLIKLNVNAVEFVPSFTSFSSKSDDVDGDPQEETAGGGDKKTTNVDGIGDPLAGDTGGGASTAVLDSWEDGASSTPEDGTAKPIIEVDNGIDVDIDVDGDEEKPKPIPKKAIEESEPKPKKEHINIVIIGHVDAGKSTIGGQIMALTGMVDKRTLDKYEKEAKERSRESWYLSWALDTNQEEREKGKTVEVGRAYFETERKHFTILDAPGHKSFVPNMIGGTAQADLAVLVISARKGEFETGFDRGGQTREHAMLAKTAGVKHLLVLINKMDDSTVLWSKARYEECRDKILPYLKKLGFNVAKDLTFMPVSGQTGLGLKDQVDESICPWYRGPAFIPFIDSLPLLNRSSDGPFIMPVVEKYKDMGTVLMGKVESGEARKTQTLVLMPNRTTVIVDQLWSDDEEVTLVGPGENIKVKLKGVEEEDVSPGFILCDPINPVKTCRIFDGQVVILEHKSIICAGYSAVMHVHCVAEVVEVKALICLVDRKTGLKSNMRPRFVKQDQVVIMRLECSGVVCLEEFKLFPQMGRFTLRDEGKTIAIGKVLKIIE, encoded by the exons ATGTCCAACAACGCGGCACCGGACTCTTGGGAGGAAGACGAATTAACAGATTCGAGTGCCGCTGAATTACAGCAGAAACTAATCAAATTGAACGTTAATGCTGTGGAGTTTGTTCCGTCGTTTACCTCGTTTTCATCCAAGTCTGACGACGTTGATGGTGACCCTCAAGAAGAAACTGCCGGCGGTGGTGACAAGAAAACGACAA ACGTGGATGGCATAGGAGACCCGTTGGCTGGTGACACTGGCGGAGGGGCTTCAACTGCTGTGCTCGATTCATGGGAGGATGGTGCGTCCAGTACTCCTGAGGACGGCACTGCCAAACCCATTATCGAGGTTGATAATGGTATCGACGTTGACATCGATGTGGACGGCGATGAAGAAAAACCTAAACCCATTCCTAAAAAGGCTATCGAAGAGTCTGAGCCAAAACCTAAAAAAGAACATATCAATATTGTCATTATTGGACACGTAG ATGCTGGAAAATCAACAATTGGTGGTCAAATAATGGCACTTACTGGTATGGTCGATAAAAGAACTTTAGATAAATATGAAAAAGAAGCAAAAGAAAGGAGCAGAGAATCCTGGTACTTATCGTGGGCATTAGATACCAATCAAGAag AAAGAGAAAAAGGCAAAACTGTTGAAGTTGGTAGAGCATATTTTGAAACCGAGAGAAAGCATTTTACTATATTGGATGCACCTGGTCATAAAAGTTTTGTACCCAACATGATTGGTGGAACTGCTCAAGCTGATTTAGCTGTTTTG GTTATTTCAGCTCGTAAAGGTGAATTTGAAACTGGATTTGATCGTGGTGGTCAGACCCGAGAACATGCTATGTTAGCAAAAACAGCAGGTGTTAAACACTTGctggtattaataaataaaatggatgACTCAACTGTCCTGTGGTCTAAAGCAAGATATGAAGAATGTAGAGACAAAATTTTACCTTACTTGAAAAAGCTTGGATTCAACGTAGCTAAAGATTTAACATTTATGCCTGTATCTGGTCAAACAGGTTTAGGATTAAAAGACCAAGTTGATGAATCTATATGTCCTTGGTATAG agGACCCGCTTTTATTCCATTTATTGACAGTTTACCTCTATTAAATCGTAGTTCAGATGGTCCTTTTATAATGCCTGTTGTAGAAAAGTATAAAGACATGGGAACTGTACTCATGGGCAAAGTAGAGTCTGGCGAAGCAAGAAAAACACAAACTCTAGTGTTAATGCCAAATAga acaactgTTATTGTTGACCAATTATGGTCAGATGATGAAGAAGTTACCTTGGTCGGACCAggtgaaaatattaaagttaaactaAAAGGAGTTGAAGAAGAAGATGTCTCTCCtggatttattttatgtgaCCCAATTAATCCAGTTAAAACTTGTCGTATATTTGATGGACAG gttgTCATATTAGAGCATAAAAGCATTATTTGTGCTGGATACTCTGCAGTTATGCATGTCCATTGTGTTGCTGAAGTAGTTGAAGttaag GCATTAATATGCTTAGTTGATAGAAAAACTGGATTGAAATCGAATATGAGGCCGAGATTTGTTAAGCAAGATCAAGTAGTCATAATGAGGCTTGAATGTTCAGGTGTTGTTTGTCTTGAGGAATTCAAACTTTTCCCACAAATGGGTAGATTCACCCTTCGAGACGAAG gtaAAACTATTGCTATTGGCAAagtgttgaaaataattgaatag
- the LOC132929653 gene encoding uncharacterized protein LOC132929653 encodes MLCLNNDSKMQMRLNIKRHRQKLLQYLENTNDTVLKPKIKLVSNNLEKFNSNHNVKPKIAFSTELLNSKLEPTKIINHKTRSTVRLKQLKPIITTKEKKREVVTSVDIKKYKTRSSDTLNQLQPNIIVNVQAELPSSNIELKQKSISNSEIINPPEPIIKKLKEQLIEELYNSSSESEDIDDNISVGSNEDWSEIFPTDNKSDVYNNVSSNSIPVEAVKYYEQEQLVNEKSKEEYSYSSCDSDIPDLEVNYPNTRKKNRTRKMAKSQHKSNNSKQRFRKPQDRSLHNAKERACREQIAKKFDILRKSCSYLNTNRRVPSKHSILLAAKKECDLLKHFENKLIAEKKVWRKANDLLRERIANINNKNYKADIVDLDLN; translated from the exons ATGTTGTGCCTAAACAATGATAGCAAGATGCAAATGAGGCTAAATATTAAACGGCATCGACAAAAACTTCTTCAGTATTTAGAGAATACTAATGATACTGTTTTAAAACCTAAAATCAAAttagtttcaaataatttagaaaaatttaattcaaatcacAATGTTAAACCAAAAATTGCTTTTAGTACTGAATTACTAAACTCAAAACTTGAACCAACTAAGATTATAAACCATAAAACTAGATCAACCGTTCGGCTAAAACAATTAAAGCCTATAATAACTACCAAAGAAAAAAAACGTGAAGTTGTAACCAGTgttgacataaaaaaatataaaaccagatCAAGTGATACCCTGAATCAACTTCAACCAAACATTATAGTAAATGTACAAGCTGAACTGCCTTCATCAAATATTGAGTTGAAACAAAAATCTATATCAAACAGTGAAATAATAAATCCTCCTGAACCTatcataaaaaaacttaaagagCAATTGATCGAAGAGCTATATAATAGTAGTTCAGAATCAGAAGATATTGATGATAACATTTCTGTTGGAAGTAATGAAGATTGGAGTGAAATTTTTCCAACAGATAATAAGAGCGATGTATATAACAATGTCAGCAGCAATTCAATCCCTGTTGAAGCggttaaatattatgaacaagAACAACTGGTCAATGAAAAAAGTAAAGAAgaat aTTCATATTCTAGTTGTGACAGTGATATCCCCGATTTGGAGGTCAACTACCCAAACACCAGAAAGAAAAATCGGACCAGAAAAATGGCAAAATCTCAACACAAAAGTAATAACTCTAAACAGAGGTTTAGAAAACCCCAAGATAGGTCTTTACATAATGCCAAAGAACGAGCATGTCGAGAACAAATAGCCAAAAAATTTGATATTCTAAGAAAGTCTTGTAGTTATTTGAACACAAATAGACGTGTGCCATCAAAGCATAGCATACTTTTAGCTGCCAAAAAAGAGTGCGAtttgttaaaacattttgaaaataaattgatcGCAGAAAAAAAAGTATGGCGTAAAGCAAACGATCTTCTAAGGGAGAGGATagctaatatcaataataaaaactacaaagCCGACATAGTAGATTTAGATTTAAACTGA